A genomic region of Elaeis guineensis isolate ETL-2024a chromosome 9, EG11, whole genome shotgun sequence contains the following coding sequences:
- the LOC105051106 gene encoding uncharacterized protein, which translates to MALQAPAALRSTTTTPRRIIPSLLSPPPNHTGLRAPSDRHALRSAFSSPSVQLLLSPLGQAPATAPRFSMRVASKQAYICRDCGYIYNDRTPFEKLSDKYFCPVCGAPKRRFRPYEPAVTKNANATDVRKARKAQMKRDENIGKALPVAIVLGVAGLAGLYFYLNNAY; encoded by the exons ATGGCCCTTCAAGCACCAGCAGCGCTCAGGTCCACCACCACAACCCCCAGAAGGATCATTCCATCCCTGCTATCTCCACCACCAAACCATACTGGCCTACGAGCACCCTCCGATCGCCATGCCCTTCGATCAGCCTTCTCCTCTCCCTCGGTCCAGCTCCTGCTGTCACCCCTTGGACAAGCTCCTGCCACTGCCCCGAGGTTCTCCATGCGCGTCGCCTCCAAGCAGGCCTACATCTGCCGCGACTGCGG TTACATATACAATGATAGAACACCCTTTGAGAAGCTTTCAGATAAGTATTTCTGCCCTG tcTGTGGGGCTCCCAAACGGAGATTCAGGCCATATGAACCTGCAGTAACCAAGAATGCAAATGCCACAGATGTCCGTAAAGCCAGGAAGGCTCAGATGAAGAGAGATGAAAACATCGG GAAAGCATTACCTGTTGCAATAGTGCTTGGAGTTGCAGGGCTAGCTGGCTTGTATTTCTACCTCAACAATGCCTACTAG